GCGCAGGTGGCGACCGATCTCGCTGCTGTGGTCGACACCGTCGACCGAGTTGAGGGCCCGACCCGTCTCGAGACGGCAGTCGACCTTGCGGACGAGATCACCGAGGACACACCAACCGACACCGTGATGCTCGCCCGGGCCTACCCGAGCGACGGTGACGGCGACCCGACGCAGGCGTTCGCCGATTCGTTGGCTGCCGGTGGGTGGGCTGCCGAGGCGACGATCCCGGTTCTGCTGACCCAGACCGACGTGCTCAGCGCGCCGACATCGGCGTGGCTGGGGGCACACGGCGTCACCAATGTCGTCGTCATCGGTGGCGAGGCGGCGATCAGTGCCGACGTGGTCAGCTCCTTGGAGAGCGCTGGCATCACCGTGACGAGGACCGAAGGGCCCAACCGCGCCGGGACCGCCACGGCGATCGCAGCTGCACGAGGTGCTGACACTGCTGCAGACGCGGCAGCGAACATCCTCGTTGACGGGGCCGCTGAGTTCGGTTGGACGGATGCCTTCCCGGCAGCGCTGTACGCCAGCCAGGAACTGCGGCCGATCGTGCTCACCGCTGACGACGTGATCCCGCCCGAGACCACGGTCTACCTGACGGACGGAGGGACTGACCTGGTCTGCGGCACCCTGACATCGACTACGGCCTGCACGGCCGCCGGTGTCCTGCTCGGCATCGACTGATCCGCCCAGCACCAGGCGGCGGCGATCACCTCGACCTCGACCCGCCAGGTCGGGTCCAGCGTGGTCACCACCACCGCCGTGGTCGGGACGAGTCGCCCGCGCAGGGCCCGGACGCGTGCCGCAGCGTTGCGCTCCGCATCCTCCGGCGTGGTCAGGTAGGACGTCACCCGAACGACGTTGTCCAAGGACATGTCGCGGCGCTCAGGATCCGGGCGATGTTCGACCAGACCAAGCGCAGTTGCTCGTCGAGGTCGGCGGGTGCCTCCCCGTTCGGATGCAGCCCCATGGTCCCCGCGACGTAGACGGTGCGGTTGGGGGCGCTCACCTCCACCGCGTGGGACCAGATTGACCGTGAAATCGTCCGCTGCTGGACGAGCGACAGCCGGGTGACGGCGACGCAGCTTGCCGATCACCTCCCGCTCAGTGTCTCCGCGACGACCGAACGTCTCCGACGCCTGAGAGCCTCAGGGCTGATCCGTCGGTTCACAGTCGAGTTGGATCCCAGCGCAGTCGGTCGACCGATTCTCGTGTTCGTCGACATGCGGTTGCGCCGCGGTGTCTCCAAGGCAGAGGCCGATGCGGCGCTCCTCGACGTGCAATCGATCTTGGACGCAGTTCATGTCACCGGGCGCCCCATGACTACGAGCTGCGAGTCGCGGCGGCAGACATCGCCGACCTCGACCGGACACTGGCACAGCTCGTCGAGGACGTGGGCGCTGAGGAGACGATGACGCGGGTGGTGCTCCGTCAGCTCGACGGGTTTCCGCGCCCGCCCTCGCTCGACCTGCCGTGAACAGCAAACGGGCCCGCCAGGTGGCGGGCCCGTCTGTGCAGGGCGACCTGCTAGGAGTCAATTCCCAGCAGATCGGCGGCGGCCTCACAAGCGGCCTCGGTCGTCAAGCTCGCGCAGACCAAGGGGGTGCCACCGTCCGTGAGATAGGTCTCCGTCTCGGGGGGCACGGTGTCTCCCGAGACCAGGACGATGGGTGTCAGCTGCTGGCTCGCGAACAGGGCTGCCGGGAAGGCGTCCGCCCAGGCATCTGCGTTCGCGCCGTCGACCAACAGCGACGAGTCAGCGTCGGCTGCGGTTGCTGCGCCTCTCGCGGCTGCGATCGACACTGCTGTCTCAGCACGACTCTCGCCGCCGACCCGGGTCACGGTGATGCCCAGATCCTCTAGGTCGGTCACGACCTCGTCACTGATGGCCAGGTTGCCACCGATGACGACGACGTTGGCGATGTCGTTCGACTCGAGCCACTCCGAGGTGGAGGTGCTGAGCACGTCGGTCTGGGTCAGCAGAAGCGGCAGTTGCACGTCCGCGGCGTGCGCACCCGCGGCCAGCGCGTCGGCGAAGGCCTGGGTCGGCTCGCCATCGTCAGCCGGGTACGCACGGGCCAGGATGGCCGTGTCGCTGCTCGTGTCGACCAACTCGTCGGCCACCGCAACCGCGGTCTCGAGCCTCGTCGGGCCTTCGACGCGGTCAACGGTGTCGACCACATCCTCCAGATCGTCGGCGACCTCTTCGGACAGGGCGTCCACACCACCCAGCAGGATGGCCCGCTCAGCACCGAGACGTTCGATCTCGTCCGCGACGCGGTCGTCAAGGCCTTCGCCGGGTGTCAGCAGCAGCGGTGCGCCCAGGACACCCTGTGCGCCTCCAGAGGACAGGGAGTCGGCGAAGAGGTTGTCGCGGCCGATCAGGACGGTGTCAGTTGACGTGTCGTCCTCTTGAGCGAAGCGGCCATCGGTGTCGGTCGGGGTGTCGCTGTCCGGCGGGAAGACCAGCTGGGAGAGCTCGATGGACCGAGCGACGTTGTCGTCGGCTTCGAGCTCGGTGACCGACGCTTGGTCGCCTGCCTGGAGTGTGACGGTTGCTGATGCCGGGTCGCCCGGGATGTAGTCGTCGCCAGCGATGACGGTCAGTTCGACCGTGCCGTCCTCTTCGATGGCGTCAAGAACCTCGATCGGCAAGGACGCCTCGGTCTCGCCGGCGTCGAAGGTGATCGTGCCGGTCGGCTCCACGTAGTCCTCACCGATGGCAGCGGTGCCACCCAGTTGGTACTCGACGGTCAGCGCCTCGATCGCAGACTGCGCCCGTGTCAGGGTGAACTCGCCGTCGGTCTCGGCATCCGCGGTCTCCACGGTGGCCTCGACGGTCACGACGTCCTCCAGGTTGGGTGCCAGGAGGAAGAGACCGCGGTCCTGGCTGCTGACACCGATCAGTCCACGCTGTGCGAAGTACGGGTAGTTGCTCCACAGCCCGCCGCCGAACTCGGTGACCGGGTTGGCATCGTCGTCGGGGAAGGTGTCGAACCACGCAACCTCGCTGAGCTCACCGCCCGGCGTGCCGAGTTCGATCAAGTCGAACACCCGCAGACCGGAGGTGTAGTTCGCCGCGTAGACGTAGCGACCTTGGGTGTACATGTTGTGGTCGATCGACACCTCGCCGTTGTTGAAGGTGCTCTCCACCGAGGGGTTGTCGAGGTCGGTCACGTCGAAGACGCGGGTGGAGGTCTCCTGCACCGTCCCGAGCACCTCGTCGCCCTCGTCGTTGTGGATGAAGCGGGTGTGATCCTCGGTCAGCCAGCCCTGGTGGGAGTAGCCGGAGGTGTCGTAGGGGATCCGCGCCAGCGGGATCGGGTTCAGCTTGTCGGTGACGTCGACGATGGAGAGGTAGTTCTCACCCATCGCGGCGTACTCGATGCCGTTGGAGTTGAAGCAGATCTCCTTGCCGACGTGTTCGGCGTCCGGCCCGTCGTAGATCACGCACTGGGTGTCGTGGACGTAGTCGTGCGTCTGGAAGCAGCCGCCGAACGTGGGATTGGCCGGGTCGGCCAGATCGATCATGTGCAGGCCGTTGCCGCACAGCGCGGAGTTGCTGTTCAGGCCGATCTCGCCGGACTGCGGGAGGGAGTTGATGATGGCCTCACCATCACCCTGGGACACCATGACCGAGGGGATCGTGATGGTGTCGTCGGCTCCGGCCATGTCGAAGCTGCCCGGGCCGGAGTTGACGACGATGAGGGCAGAGGCACCCGCGGCCTGCGCATTCGCGGCCTTCACGGTGAAGGCACAGCTGCCGCGCAGCGCGATGGCGATCTCACCGTCGAGCGTCTGCGTCAGTTCGGTGCACGCGTCGGTTGTGGTGTCGGAGTTGGTGTCGACGACGCCGTCATCGGTCAGGATGAAGTCGCCCGTCTCCGGCGGGTCACCCGGTGCGGGACCAAAGGCCGCGCCGCTGGCCAGGTACGTCGGACCGCCATCGACCCGGACCTCGTAGGGGCGCTGGTCGGAGGTCGGGCCAGCGCCGACGGAGTAGGCGAAGCCGGTGTCCTCGTTGATGAAGATGTTATGGGCCGAGCCGTGGCCCGTGTAGAGGTTGTCCACGTCGTACGTCGTGTACGTCCCGTTCCAGTCACGCAGCCTGGTCAGGTCGAACACCTGGACGCCGTGATCGTCGTGCTCGGACACGATGTAGGCGTAGTTCTCATAGACCTTGATGTCGCGCCACACGTCGCCGCCCTGGCTGGAGGCTGTTGGCAGGAAGCCGTAGACCTCCGGCGACGCCGGGTTGGTGATGTTGACGAAGGCCGTCCCGGTCCGCGACCCGACCAGCGCGTAGTCCTCGCCGCTCTCAGGATCCGTCCAGCCCCACATGTCGTTGAGCACGGTCGTCCCGAGTTCCTCGTGTGACACGTGACCGACGAGATCGATGTTCTCGCAACGGAACTCACCGGCCATGCCGTCGATGCACTCGGCGCTGTTCACGCTGATGTCGGCAACGCTGTCGACCTCGAAACCGGTGCACTCGGCAACCGAGTCGCCGATCAGGGAGGTGAACACGTTGACGGCGTCCAGCACAGCACCGACGGCCCCCGTTGCAGCGGGTGGCGCGACCGTGCAGCCATCGTGAGCCTGAGCGGTCTGCGGCACCGAGAACAGCATGGTCGCGGCCAGCGCGATGGCCAGCAGCGTGGCGGCAGCCCGACTGGGATGGTTGAGGGAGCGGTGGGACACTGCGGTTCCTTCCGAGAAGCCCGCAGGCGGCGGCCATACGGGAGGCGACGGATCGACGGAGAGCGGCGTGCTCACGTCGGATTCAAGCGAACCTAGGCCAGACGACCCGCCGAGGTCAAGCGGTTGTGCCAGAATCCGGTGGCGTGAAGACCACGAGTCAGCATCGAGACACCTCCACGGGGGTCACCCGAGCCGCAGCGACACCTCTGGGCAGGGCCGCCGGTTGGATGCTCCTCGTCCTTGGCGCGCTCAACGCGGTCCTGGCCGTCGTCAGCATGTCGACGGATGTGATCAACCTGAACGCCTCGGCGCAGGGTGGTTTGCTGGTGGCCGGGGTGGTCACGGTTGCGGCGGGGGAGTTGGTTCGGCGGGGGTCACGACTGGCGCTGTACGTGTGCTTGACCGTGTTCGGCAGTCTGCTCTTCCTCGAGCTGACGACCCGGTCGCCGGACGACGACACCAGTGCAGCGCCCCGCCTGGTGGTCCTGTCACTGGTGACCCTGGTGTTGGCGGCTGCGGCGGTGCTGGGTCGGCGCCGCTGATCGCTACGAGCCGATTGTGCGGTCCAGGAAGCCGATGATGTCCATCGTGACCTCGTCGCGATCGGTCTCGTCGAGGATCTCGTGGCGTGCTCCCCGCGGACAACGTCTTCGGCCGGGCCGATTGCCTGGCCTGGGGACGCTGGTGGGTCGTTCACCAGC
This Euzebya tangerina DNA region includes the following protein-coding sequences:
- a CDS encoding choice-of-anchor B family protein is translated as MSHRSLNHPSRAAATLLAIALAATMLFSVPQTAQAHDGCTVAPPAATGAVGAVLDAVNVFTSLIGDSVAECTGFEVDSVADISVNSAECIDGMAGEFRCENIDLVGHVSHEELGTTVLNDMWGWTDPESGEDYALVGSRTGTAFVNITNPASPEVYGFLPTASSQGGDVWRDIKVYENYAYIVSEHDDHGVQVFDLTRLRDWNGTYTTYDVDNLYTGHGSAHNIFINEDTGFAYSVGAGPTSDQRPYEVRVDGGPTYLASGAAFGPAPGDPPETGDFILTDDGVVDTNSDTTTDACTELTQTLDGEIAIALRGSCAFTVKAANAQAAGASALIVVNSGPGSFDMAGADDTITIPSVMVSQGDGEAIINSLPQSGEIGLNSNSALCGNGLHMIDLADPANPTFGGCFQTHDYVHDTQCVIYDGPDAEHVGKEICFNSNGIEYAAMGENYLSIVDVTDKLNPIPLARIPYDTSGYSHQGWLTEDHTRFIHNDEGDEVLGTVQETSTRVFDVTDLDNPSVESTFNNGEVSIDHNMYTQGRYVYAANYTSGLRVFDLIELGTPGGELSEVAWFDTFPDDDANPVTEFGGGLWSNYPYFAQRGLIGVSSQDRGLFLLAPNLEDVVTVEATVETADAETDGEFTLTRAQSAIEALTVEYQLGGTAAIGEDYVEPTGTITFDAGETEASLPIEVLDAIEEDGTVELTVIAGDDYIPGDPASATVTLQAGDQASVTELEADDNVARSIELSQLVFPPDSDTPTDTDGRFAQEDDTSTDTVLIGRDNLFADSLSSGGAQGVLGAPLLLTPGEGLDDRVADEIERLGAERAILLGGVDALSEEVADDLEDVVDTVDRVEGPTRLETAVAVADELVDTSSDTAILARAYPADDGEPTQAFADALAAGAHAADVQLPLLLTQTDVLSTSTSEWLESNDIANVVVIGGNLAISDEVVTDLEDLGITVTRVGGESRAETAVSIAAARGAATAADADSSLLVDGANADAWADAFPAALFASQQLTPIVLVSGDTVPPETETYLTDGGTPLVCASLTTEAACEAAADLLGIDS
- a CDS encoding Lrp/AsnC family transcriptional regulator produces the protein MTATQLADHLPLSVSATTERLRRLRASGLIRRFTVELDPSAVGRPILVFVDMRLRRGVSKAEADAALLDVQSILDAVHVTGRPMTTSCESRRQTSPTSTGHWHSSSRTWALRRR